A portion of the Terriglobia bacterium genome contains these proteins:
- a CDS encoding DUF1579 domain-containing protein: MKRTVVAVGLILLLFAVAAQAQTPAPKPRPELKEWDLWVGDWTLVGTAKDTREEPEYQLDWRMQGRWILNGFFVEILHTWKGKGAESRSLEILSYDPAKKVHTSYGFSDDGTTWIMTATFKDGVSIENGIDTSRDGKTTRWRNTWSVSPDRVSVSGKSEKEQDGTWWTAFTVKATKAKPAPKK, translated from the coding sequence ATGAAACGAACTGTTGTTGCAGTCGGCTTGATACTATTGCTTTTTGCGGTTGCCGCCCAGGCACAAACCCCAGCCCCCAAGCCAAGACCGGAACTTAAGGAGTGGGATCTCTGGGTAGGAGATTGGACGCTGGTGGGGACAGCGAAGGACACTCGGGAGGAACCCGAGTACCAACTCGACTGGAGGATGCAGGGCCGTTGGATCTTGAACGGCTTTTTCGTTGAGATTCTTCATACATGGAAAGGCAAGGGCGCGGAATCGCGTAGTCTGGAAATTCTCTCCTACGATCCTGCTAAGAAAGTCCACACCTCCTACGGTTTCAGCGATGATGGCACGACTTGGATCATGACAGCGACCTTCAAGGATGGAGTCTCCATTGAAAACGGCATTGACACGAGCCGGGACGGGAAAACGACCAGATGGCGGAATACGTGGAGTGTTAGCCCTGATCGAGTGTCTGTCTCGGGAAAATCAGAAAAAGAACAGGACGGCACTTGGTGGACGGCCTTCACAGTCAAAGCCACCAAGGCCAAGCCCG
- a CDS encoding DUF4440 domain-containing protein, whose protein sequence is MKTTFAVILCVLLLLFSACAQKVNDPADVQAIKKSMGDFEKALNAGDAGAVAALMTDKTVWADANVPVMVGAEAIRSQWQPFFGQFSIEFSGPVEDVRVTGEVAVARGTWTMKATPKAQGETGFSDGGSWMVVFARQGDASWKWDWLVANSNKPLPGSTASGEDEKALFQLERDWAAASLKKDTAALERMLANEFQANYATFVGNKKQLLSALKSDTSKTESMVVSDMKALVFGDTAIVLGLSTEKSSIAGKDTSGQYRFTDVFVKREGRWQCVTGYSTKVQ, encoded by the coding sequence ATGAAGACCACATTCGCTGTAATACTGTGTGTTTTGCTCTTGCTGTTTTCCGCCTGTGCCCAGAAAGTCAATGACCCTGCTGATGTGCAGGCGATCAAGAAGTCAATGGGTGATTTCGAGAAGGCTCTCAATGCCGGGGATGCTGGTGCTGTTGCCGCGTTGATGACGGACAAGACCGTGTGGGCGGACGCGAATGTCCCTGTCATGGTCGGTGCGGAAGCAATCCGGTCACAATGGCAACCTTTTTTCGGCCAGTTCAGCATTGAGTTCAGCGGGCCGGTTGAGGATGTGCGTGTTACAGGTGAGGTTGCTGTAGCAAGAGGGACTTGGACGATGAAGGCCACACCAAAGGCGCAAGGCGAGACGGGCTTTAGTGACGGAGGGAGTTGGATGGTGGTTTTCGCTCGTCAGGGTGACGCATCCTGGAAATGGGACTGGCTGGTTGCCAACAGCAATAAGCCTCTGCCAGGCAGCACCGCGAGCGGCGAGGATGAGAAAGCCCTCTTTCAACTCGAAAGGGATTGGGCCGCTGCCAGTCTCAAGAAGGATACGGCGGCGCTCGAAAGGATGCTGGCTAACGAGTTCCAGGCAAACTACGCCACCTTCGTCGGCAACAAGAAACAGTTGCTCTCCGCTCTGAAGAGCGATACGTCCAAGACCGAGTCGATGGTGGTTAGCGATATGAAGGCTCTCGTTTTTGGTGACACGGCTATTGTGCTTGGCCTGTCGACCGAGAAGAGTTCGATAGCAGGCAAGGACACAAGCGGTCAATATCGTTTCACCGATGTGTTCGTGAAACGCGAAGGCCGGTGGCAGTGCGTGACCGGCTACTCGACCAAGGTGCAGTAG